Proteins encoded within one genomic window of Hevea brasiliensis isolate MT/VB/25A 57/8 chromosome 8, ASM3005281v1, whole genome shotgun sequence:
- the LOC110657643 gene encoding uncharacterized protein LOC110657643 isoform X3, with amino-acid sequence MDKLDHVSDKKEHSSLSHEIVFHSVGECSSNQNNGRDQIESSYCNGDKLTGLYLPNEDGNNVSNQNGYEDFDSEQLEDENLSNAGQKSGSDKNESGICDNEQDKVVNLSDEDQNNGSHQNESTACNIEQHGVSNEDCSSNEPSHLENGKLPKSPLSGTNSEVDVNDESLLLAAKRKVETEADANNESDSSMRRSSHGEPVDIKGSTSIATAQQPAKESISFDVFLSSPNELLEQPQESANHGSDCVMSTDAFENTDFFTPSSELSDSLIDLSKSPTTRSSRAYYDDGVSSYEGTDDQLPDRHKHSSKHAYRSAASDVRPRRERFLINSNRETHHHFRNSASILPERTRYAMKSSKLDRDELLEPTRLGHSGRNWRRLARHEYLSQPSFHGGDSLAGYESGSPSNHNEFYYNSSFPAQDKPLYAEQEKMKLLRMVYHELQDQLNKTSLNDKTNGVTWKDDYFRMNYGREVLQEEGFHNLIYPRFPGKLREDSNWSQLKKHSRSRMPFSAEATTSRHQVDHSFCCSPQEWQCTAQFPRPGLRHNKGFGRVHSHLGLYNSYGSCPSSPQWHVESQFPIHSRGTKSDEQRYRNNEVKRYSREKHHLAKRRVMPIAGAAPFITCYCCLKQLQLPVDFLLFKRRCHQLKCGACSKVLKFSLQDRTHLIPCMPSAEAPPPSEADECSDAIHQGNFTSTSHVSGPCADCVSCSDDCGRSFCKSCSTDRNSISLKPFHAIHSNDVQRNVPHVSLENIEDRRKFALNEARNKGKYPVQTYESAGPSSSTSKSKKVSSEIEELPAAGGRGRGPPLQRLMGYYSPSEMMYGWRPSVPATTSYHPEM; translated from the coding sequence ATGGATAAATTGGATCATGTTTCTGATAAAAAGGAACATAGCAGCTTAAGTCATGAAATTGTTTTTCATTCTGTAGGGGAATGCTCTTCAAACCAAAATAATGGGAGGGATCAAATCGAATCCAGCTATTGCAACGGTGACAAGCTCACAGGCCTGTACTTACCAAATGAAGATGGAAACAATGTAAGCAATCAAAATGGATATGAGGATTTTGATAGTGAGCAGCTTGAAGACGAAAACTTATCAAATGCTGGCCAAAAAAGTGGGAGTGATAAAAATGAATCTGGGATTTGTGACAATGAGCAAGACAAAGTTGTTAACTTATCAGATGAGGACCAAAACAATGGCAGTCATCAAAATGAATCTACGGCTTGCAATATTGAGCAGCATGGAGTTTCTAATGAAGATTGTTCATCAAATGAACCTTCTCATCTTGAAAATGGTAAGCTGCCCAAGTCTCCATTATCAGGAACAAATTCAGAAGTTGATGTTAATGATGAAAGCTTACTACTAGCAGCAAAGCGAAAGGTTGAAACAGAAGCAGATGCTAACAATGAGAGTGATTCTTCTATGAGAAGATCAAGCCATGGGGAGCCGGTTGATATAAAGGGAAGTACTTCAATTGCCACTGCCCAACAGCCAGCAAAAGAAAGCATTTCATTTGATGTCTTTTTATCTTCACCTAATGAACTTCTAGAGCAGCCTCAGGAAAGCGCTAACCACGGCTCCGACTGTGTAATGTCTACAGATGCATTTGAAAACACAGATTTTTTCACCCCCAGCTCTGAGCTTAGTGATTCTCTTATAGATTTGTCCAAATCCCCCACAACCAGAAGCTCGCGTGCTTATTATGATGATGGTGTCTCttcttatgaaggaactgatgatCAATTGCCTGATCGACACAAGCATTCATCTAAACATGCTTATAGGTCTGCTGCTTCTGATGTGAGGCCCAGAAGGGAAAGATTCCTAATCAACAGCAATCGTGAAACACATCATCATTTCAGGAATTCTGCATCAATTCTGCCTGAGAGGACACGTTATGCCATGAAATCTAGCAAGTTGGATCGGGATGAATTGCTGGAGCCCACACGACTTGGCCATTCAGGTAGAAACTGGAGAAGATTAGCGAGACATGAATATCTGTCTCAGCCGTCTTTTCATGGAGGGGACTCCCTTGCTGGATATGAAAGTGGCAGTCCTTCCAATCACAATGAGTTCTATTATAATTCAAGCTTTCCTGCACAAGACAAGCCTCTGTACGCTGAGCAGGAGAAGATGAAACTGTTAAGAATGGTTTATCATGAGTTGCAGGATCAACTTAATAAAACATCTCTAAATGACAAAACAAATGGAGTCACTTGGAAAGATGATTATTTTCGCATGAACTATGGTCGTGAGGTCTTACAGGAGGAAGGTTTCCATAACTTAATCTATCCTAGATTTCCTGGAAAACTCAGAGAGGATAGTAATTGGTCTCAACTGAAGAAACACTCACGATCACGAATGCCTTTCTCAGCAGAGGCAACAACCAGTAGACACCAAGTTGATCATTCCTTCTGCTGCAGTCCCCAAGAGTGGCAGTGCACAGCACAATTTCCTCGACCTGGCCTTCGTCACAATAAAGGGTTTGGTAGGGTACACTCTCATCTCGGCCTTTACAATTCCTATGGCTCTTGTCCCTCGAGTCCTCAATGGCATGTGGAGTCTCAGTTTCCTATACATAGTCGAGGAACAAAGTCTGATGAACAGAGGTATAGAAATAACGAGGTGAAGAGGTACTCAAGGGAGAAACATCACTTGGCTAAGCGACGCGTCATGCCCATTGCAGGTGCAGCCCCTTTCATAACTTGTTATTGTTGCTTGAAACAGCTCCAGCTGCCTGTAGATTTTCTCCTCTTTAAAAGGAGGTGCCATCAGCTAAAATGTGGTGCTTGTTCAAAGGTACTCAAGTTTTCACTTCAAGACAGAACTCATCTAATCCCATGTATGCCAAGTGCTGAAGCACCTCCACCAAGTGAGGCTGACGAGTGTAGCGATGCTATTCATCAGGGAAACTTCACTTCCACATCTCATGTCAGTGGTCCCTGTGCGGATTGTGTGTCGTGTTCTGATGATTGTGGACGCTCCTTCTGCAAAAGCTGTTCCACTGATAGGAATTCTATTTCCCTGAAACCATTTCATGCTATCCACAGCAATGATGTTCAAAGAAATGTGCCACATGTTTCACTCGAGAATATTGAAGACAGAAGGAAGTTTGCTCTGAATGAGGCTCGAAACAAAGGTAAGTATCCTGTGCAAACATATGAATCAGCAGGCCCTTCTTCTAGTACGTCCAAATCAAAGAAAGTATCCTCAGAAATTGAGGAGCTGCCAGCAGcaggaggaagaggaagaggccCACCACTTCAGAGACTAATGGGTTATTACTCACCGAGCGAAATGATGTATGGTTGGAGACCATCTGTTCCAGCGACAACCTCATACCATCCAGAAATGTAG
- the LOC110657643 gene encoding protein ENHANCED DISEASE RESISTANCE 4 isoform X2 — protein MVSGASAQIRLVRCPRCLNILPESPGVLVYKCGGCGTRLRGECSSNQNNGRDQIESSYCNGDKLTGLYLPNEDGNNVSNQNGYEDFDSEQLEDENLSNAGQKSGSDKNESGICDNEQDKVVNLSDEDQNNGSHQNESTACNIEQHGVSNEDCSSNEPSHLENGKLPKSPLSGTNSEVDVNDESLLLAAKRKVETEADANNESDSSMRRSSHGEPVDIKGSTSIATAQQPAKESISFDVFLSSPNELLEQPQESANHGSDCVMSTDAFENTDFFTPSSELSDSLIDLSKSPTTRSSRAYYDDGVSSYEGTDDQLPDRHKHSSKHAYRSAASDVRPRRERFLINSNRETHHHFRNSASILPERTRYAMKSSKLDRDELLEPTRLGHSGRNWRRLARHEYLSQPSFHGGDSLAGYESGSPSNHNEFYYNSSFPAQDKPLYAEQEKMKLLRMVYHELQDQLNKTSLNDKTNGVTWKDDYFRMNYGREVLQEEGFHNLIYPRFPGKLREDSNWSQLKKHSRSRMPFSAEATTSRHQVDHSFCCSPQEWQCTAQFPRPGLRHNKGFGRVHSHLGLYNSYGSCPSSPQWHVESQFPIHSRGTKSDEQRYRNNEVKRYSREKHHLAKRRVMPIAGAAPFITCYCCLKQLQLPVDFLLFKRRCHQLKCGACSKVLKFSLQDRTHLIPCMPSAEAPPPSEADECSDAIHQGNFTSTSHVSGPCADCVSCSDDCGRSFCKSCSTDRNSISLKPFHAIHSNDVQRNVPHVSLENIEDRRKFALNEARNKGKYPVQTYESAGPSSSTSKSKKVSSEIEELPAAGGRGRGPPLQRLMGYYSPSEMMYGWRPSVPATTSYHPEM, from the exons ATGGTCAGTGGTGCAAGTGCGCAGATTCGATTGGTTAGATGTCCTAGATGTCTGAATATCCTTCCTGAGTCGCCAGGTGTTCTTGTCTATAAGTGTGGTGGCTGTGGCACACGCCTCCGAG GGGAATGCTCTTCAAACCAAAATAATGGGAGGGATCAAATCGAATCCAGCTATTGCAACGGTGACAAGCTCACAGGCCTGTACTTACCAAATGAAGATGGAAACAATGTAAGCAATCAAAATGGATATGAGGATTTTGATAGTGAGCAGCTTGAAGACGAAAACTTATCAAATGCTGGCCAAAAAAGTGGGAGTGATAAAAATGAATCTGGGATTTGTGACAATGAGCAAGACAAAGTTGTTAACTTATCAGATGAGGACCAAAACAATGGCAGTCATCAAAATGAATCTACGGCTTGCAATATTGAGCAGCATGGAGTTTCTAATGAAGATTGTTCATCAAATGAACCTTCTCATCTTGAAAATGGTAAGCTGCCCAAGTCTCCATTATCAGGAACAAATTCAGAAGTTGATGTTAATGATGAAAGCTTACTACTAGCAGCAAAGCGAAAGGTTGAAACAGAAGCAGATGCTAACAATGAGAGTGATTCTTCTATGAGAAGATCAAGCCATGGGGAGCCGGTTGATATAAAGGGAAGTACTTCAATTGCCACTGCCCAACAGCCAGCAAAAGAAAGCATTTCATTTGATGTCTTTTTATCTTCACCTAATGAACTTCTAGAGCAGCCTCAGGAAAGCGCTAACCACGGCTCCGACTGTGTAATGTCTACAGATGCATTTGAAAACACAGATTTTTTCACCCCCAGCTCTGAGCTTAGTGATTCTCTTATAGATTTGTCCAAATCCCCCACAACCAGAAGCTCGCGTGCTTATTATGATGATGGTGTCTCttcttatgaaggaactgatgatCAATTGCCTGATCGACACAAGCATTCATCTAAACATGCTTATAGGTCTGCTGCTTCTGATGTGAGGCCCAGAAGGGAAAGATTCCTAATCAACAGCAATCGTGAAACACATCATCATTTCAGGAATTCTGCATCAATTCTGCCTGAGAGGACACGTTATGCCATGAAATCTAGCAAGTTGGATCGGGATGAATTGCTGGAGCCCACACGACTTGGCCATTCAGGTAGAAACTGGAGAAGATTAGCGAGACATGAATATCTGTCTCAGCCGTCTTTTCATGGAGGGGACTCCCTTGCTGGATATGAAAGTGGCAGTCCTTCCAATCACAATGAGTTCTATTATAATTCAAGCTTTCCTGCACAAGACAAGCCTCTGTACGCTGAGCAGGAGAAGATGAAACTGTTAAGAATGGTTTATCATGAGTTGCAGGATCAACTTAATAAAACATCTCTAAATGACAAAACAAATGGAGTCACTTGGAAAGATGATTATTTTCGCATGAACTATGGTCGTGAGGTCTTACAGGAGGAAGGTTTCCATAACTTAATCTATCCTAGATTTCCTGGAAAACTCAGAGAGGATAGTAATTGGTCTCAACTGAAGAAACACTCACGATCACGAATGCCTTTCTCAGCAGAGGCAACAACCAGTAGACACCAAGTTGATCATTCCTTCTGCTGCAGTCCCCAAGAGTGGCAGTGCACAGCACAATTTCCTCGACCTGGCCTTCGTCACAATAAAGGGTTTGGTAGGGTACACTCTCATCTCGGCCTTTACAATTCCTATGGCTCTTGTCCCTCGAGTCCTCAATGGCATGTGGAGTCTCAGTTTCCTATACATAGTCGAGGAACAAAGTCTGATGAACAGAGGTATAGAAATAACGAGGTGAAGAGGTACTCAAGGGAGAAACATCACTTGGCTAAGCGACGCGTCATGCCCATTGCAGGTGCAGCCCCTTTCATAACTTGTTATTGTTGCTTGAAACAGCTCCAGCTGCCTGTAGATTTTCTCCTCTTTAAAAGGAGGTGCCATCAGCTAAAATGTGGTGCTTGTTCAAAGGTACTCAAGTTTTCACTTCAAGACAGAACTCATCTAATCCCATGTATGCCAAGTGCTGAAGCACCTCCACCAAGTGAGGCTGACGAGTGTAGCGATGCTATTCATCAGGGAAACTTCACTTCCACATCTCATGTCAGTGGTCCCTGTGCGGATTGTGTGTCGTGTTCTGATGATTGTGGACGCTCCTTCTGCAAAAGCTGTTCCACTGATAGGAATTCTATTTCCCTGAAACCATTTCATGCTATCCACAGCAATGATGTTCAAAGAAATGTGCCACATGTTTCACTCGAGAATATTGAAGACAGAAGGAAGTTTGCTCTGAATGAGGCTCGAAACAAAGGTAAGTATCCTGTGCAAACATATGAATCAGCAGGCCCTTCTTCTAGTACGTCCAAATCAAAGAAAGTATCCTCAGAAATTGAGGAGCTGCCAGCAGcaggaggaagaggaagaggccCACCACTTCAGAGACTAATGGGTTATTACTCACCGAGCGAAATGATGTATGGTTGGAGACCATCTGTTCCAGCGACAACCTCATACCATCCAGAAATGTAG
- the LOC110657643 gene encoding uncharacterized protein LOC110657643 isoform X1 has protein sequence MVSGASAQIRLVRCPRCLNILPESPGVLVYKCGGCGTRLRAKAQKENAKSTTSGLPETDASEMDKLDHVSDKKEHSSLSHEIVFHSVGECSSNQNNGRDQIESSYCNGDKLTGLYLPNEDGNNVSNQNGYEDFDSEQLEDENLSNAGQKSGSDKNESGICDNEQDKVVNLSDEDQNNGSHQNESTACNIEQHGVSNEDCSSNEPSHLENGKLPKSPLSGTNSEVDVNDESLLLAAKRKVETEADANNESDSSMRRSSHGEPVDIKGSTSIATAQQPAKESISFDVFLSSPNELLEQPQESANHGSDCVMSTDAFENTDFFTPSSELSDSLIDLSKSPTTRSSRAYYDDGVSSYEGTDDQLPDRHKHSSKHAYRSAASDVRPRRERFLINSNRETHHHFRNSASILPERTRYAMKSSKLDRDELLEPTRLGHSGRNWRRLARHEYLSQPSFHGGDSLAGYESGSPSNHNEFYYNSSFPAQDKPLYAEQEKMKLLRMVYHELQDQLNKTSLNDKTNGVTWKDDYFRMNYGREVLQEEGFHNLIYPRFPGKLREDSNWSQLKKHSRSRMPFSAEATTSRHQVDHSFCCSPQEWQCTAQFPRPGLRHNKGFGRVHSHLGLYNSYGSCPSSPQWHVESQFPIHSRGTKSDEQRYRNNEVKRYSREKHHLAKRRVMPIAGAAPFITCYCCLKQLQLPVDFLLFKRRCHQLKCGACSKVLKFSLQDRTHLIPCMPSAEAPPPSEADECSDAIHQGNFTSTSHVSGPCADCVSCSDDCGRSFCKSCSTDRNSISLKPFHAIHSNDVQRNVPHVSLENIEDRRKFALNEARNKGKYPVQTYESAGPSSSTSKSKKVSSEIEELPAAGGRGRGPPLQRLMGYYSPSEMMYGWRPSVPATTSYHPEM, from the exons ATGGTCAGTGGTGCAAGTGCGCAGATTCGATTGGTTAGATGTCCTAGATGTCTGAATATCCTTCCTGAGTCGCCAGGTGTTCTTGTCTATAAGTGTGGTGGCTGTGGCACACGCCTCCGAG CAAAAGCTCAAAAAGAGAATGCCAAAAGCACAACATCTGGATTACCTGAAACCGATGCTTCAGAGATGGATAAATTGGATCATGTTTCTGATAAAAAGGAACATAGCAGCTTAAGTCATGAAATTGTTTTTCATTCTGTAGGGGAATGCTCTTCAAACCAAAATAATGGGAGGGATCAAATCGAATCCAGCTATTGCAACGGTGACAAGCTCACAGGCCTGTACTTACCAAATGAAGATGGAAACAATGTAAGCAATCAAAATGGATATGAGGATTTTGATAGTGAGCAGCTTGAAGACGAAAACTTATCAAATGCTGGCCAAAAAAGTGGGAGTGATAAAAATGAATCTGGGATTTGTGACAATGAGCAAGACAAAGTTGTTAACTTATCAGATGAGGACCAAAACAATGGCAGTCATCAAAATGAATCTACGGCTTGCAATATTGAGCAGCATGGAGTTTCTAATGAAGATTGTTCATCAAATGAACCTTCTCATCTTGAAAATGGTAAGCTGCCCAAGTCTCCATTATCAGGAACAAATTCAGAAGTTGATGTTAATGATGAAAGCTTACTACTAGCAGCAAAGCGAAAGGTTGAAACAGAAGCAGATGCTAACAATGAGAGTGATTCTTCTATGAGAAGATCAAGCCATGGGGAGCCGGTTGATATAAAGGGAAGTACTTCAATTGCCACTGCCCAACAGCCAGCAAAAGAAAGCATTTCATTTGATGTCTTTTTATCTTCACCTAATGAACTTCTAGAGCAGCCTCAGGAAAGCGCTAACCACGGCTCCGACTGTGTAATGTCTACAGATGCATTTGAAAACACAGATTTTTTCACCCCCAGCTCTGAGCTTAGTGATTCTCTTATAGATTTGTCCAAATCCCCCACAACCAGAAGCTCGCGTGCTTATTATGATGATGGTGTCTCttcttatgaaggaactgatgatCAATTGCCTGATCGACACAAGCATTCATCTAAACATGCTTATAGGTCTGCTGCTTCTGATGTGAGGCCCAGAAGGGAAAGATTCCTAATCAACAGCAATCGTGAAACACATCATCATTTCAGGAATTCTGCATCAATTCTGCCTGAGAGGACACGTTATGCCATGAAATCTAGCAAGTTGGATCGGGATGAATTGCTGGAGCCCACACGACTTGGCCATTCAGGTAGAAACTGGAGAAGATTAGCGAGACATGAATATCTGTCTCAGCCGTCTTTTCATGGAGGGGACTCCCTTGCTGGATATGAAAGTGGCAGTCCTTCCAATCACAATGAGTTCTATTATAATTCAAGCTTTCCTGCACAAGACAAGCCTCTGTACGCTGAGCAGGAGAAGATGAAACTGTTAAGAATGGTTTATCATGAGTTGCAGGATCAACTTAATAAAACATCTCTAAATGACAAAACAAATGGAGTCACTTGGAAAGATGATTATTTTCGCATGAACTATGGTCGTGAGGTCTTACAGGAGGAAGGTTTCCATAACTTAATCTATCCTAGATTTCCTGGAAAACTCAGAGAGGATAGTAATTGGTCTCAACTGAAGAAACACTCACGATCACGAATGCCTTTCTCAGCAGAGGCAACAACCAGTAGACACCAAGTTGATCATTCCTTCTGCTGCAGTCCCCAAGAGTGGCAGTGCACAGCACAATTTCCTCGACCTGGCCTTCGTCACAATAAAGGGTTTGGTAGGGTACACTCTCATCTCGGCCTTTACAATTCCTATGGCTCTTGTCCCTCGAGTCCTCAATGGCATGTGGAGTCTCAGTTTCCTATACATAGTCGAGGAACAAAGTCTGATGAACAGAGGTATAGAAATAACGAGGTGAAGAGGTACTCAAGGGAGAAACATCACTTGGCTAAGCGACGCGTCATGCCCATTGCAGGTGCAGCCCCTTTCATAACTTGTTATTGTTGCTTGAAACAGCTCCAGCTGCCTGTAGATTTTCTCCTCTTTAAAAGGAGGTGCCATCAGCTAAAATGTGGTGCTTGTTCAAAGGTACTCAAGTTTTCACTTCAAGACAGAACTCATCTAATCCCATGTATGCCAAGTGCTGAAGCACCTCCACCAAGTGAGGCTGACGAGTGTAGCGATGCTATTCATCAGGGAAACTTCACTTCCACATCTCATGTCAGTGGTCCCTGTGCGGATTGTGTGTCGTGTTCTGATGATTGTGGACGCTCCTTCTGCAAAAGCTGTTCCACTGATAGGAATTCTATTTCCCTGAAACCATTTCATGCTATCCACAGCAATGATGTTCAAAGAAATGTGCCACATGTTTCACTCGAGAATATTGAAGACAGAAGGAAGTTTGCTCTGAATGAGGCTCGAAACAAAGGTAAGTATCCTGTGCAAACATATGAATCAGCAGGCCCTTCTTCTAGTACGTCCAAATCAAAGAAAGTATCCTCAGAAATTGAGGAGCTGCCAGCAGcaggaggaagaggaagaggccCACCACTTCAGAGACTAATGGGTTATTACTCACCGAGCGAAATGATGTATGGTTGGAGACCATCTGTTCCAGCGACAACCTCATACCATCCAGAAATGTAG
- the LOC110657643 gene encoding uncharacterized protein LOC110657643 isoform X4 — protein sequence MVSGASAQIRLVRCPRCLNILPESPGVLVYKCGGCGTRLRAKAQKENAKSTTSGLPETDASEMDKLDHVSDKKEHSSLSHEIVFHSVGECSSNQNNGRDQIESSYCNGDKLTGLYLPNEDGNNVSNQNGYEDFDSEQLEDENLSNAGQKSGSDKNESGICDNEQDKVVNLSDEDQNNGSHQNESTACNIEQHGVSNEDCSSNEPSHLENGKLPKSPLSGTNSEVDVNDESLLLAAKRKVETEADANNESDSSMRRSSHGEPVDIKGSTSIATAQQPAKESISFDVFLSSPNELLEQPQESANHGSDCVMSTDAFENTDFFTPSSELSDSLIDLSKSPTTRSSRAYYDDGVSSYEGTDDQLPDRHKHSSKHAYRSAASDVRPRRERFLINSNRETHHHFRNSASILPERTRYAMKSSKLDRDELLEPTRLGHSGRNWRRLARHEYLSQPSFHGGDSLAGYESGSPSNHNEFYYNSSFPAQDKPLYAEQEKMKLLRMVYHELQDQLNKTSLNDKTNGVTWKDDYFRMNYGREVLQEEGFHNLIYPRFPGKLREDSNWSQLKKHSRSRMPFSAEATTSRHQVDHSFCCSPQEWQCTAQFPRPGLRHNKGFGRVHSHLGLYNSYGSCPSSPQWHVESQFPIHSRGTKSDEQRYRNNEVKRYSREKHHLAKRRVMPIAGTQVFTSRQNSSNPMYAKC from the exons ATGGTCAGTGGTGCAAGTGCGCAGATTCGATTGGTTAGATGTCCTAGATGTCTGAATATCCTTCCTGAGTCGCCAGGTGTTCTTGTCTATAAGTGTGGTGGCTGTGGCACACGCCTCCGAG CAAAAGCTCAAAAAGAGAATGCCAAAAGCACAACATCTGGATTACCTGAAACCGATGCTTCAGAGATGGATAAATTGGATCATGTTTCTGATAAAAAGGAACATAGCAGCTTAAGTCATGAAATTGTTTTTCATTCTGTAGGGGAATGCTCTTCAAACCAAAATAATGGGAGGGATCAAATCGAATCCAGCTATTGCAACGGTGACAAGCTCACAGGCCTGTACTTACCAAATGAAGATGGAAACAATGTAAGCAATCAAAATGGATATGAGGATTTTGATAGTGAGCAGCTTGAAGACGAAAACTTATCAAATGCTGGCCAAAAAAGTGGGAGTGATAAAAATGAATCTGGGATTTGTGACAATGAGCAAGACAAAGTTGTTAACTTATCAGATGAGGACCAAAACAATGGCAGTCATCAAAATGAATCTACGGCTTGCAATATTGAGCAGCATGGAGTTTCTAATGAAGATTGTTCATCAAATGAACCTTCTCATCTTGAAAATGGTAAGCTGCCCAAGTCTCCATTATCAGGAACAAATTCAGAAGTTGATGTTAATGATGAAAGCTTACTACTAGCAGCAAAGCGAAAGGTTGAAACAGAAGCAGATGCTAACAATGAGAGTGATTCTTCTATGAGAAGATCAAGCCATGGGGAGCCGGTTGATATAAAGGGAAGTACTTCAATTGCCACTGCCCAACAGCCAGCAAAAGAAAGCATTTCATTTGATGTCTTTTTATCTTCACCTAATGAACTTCTAGAGCAGCCTCAGGAAAGCGCTAACCACGGCTCCGACTGTGTAATGTCTACAGATGCATTTGAAAACACAGATTTTTTCACCCCCAGCTCTGAGCTTAGTGATTCTCTTATAGATTTGTCCAAATCCCCCACAACCAGAAGCTCGCGTGCTTATTATGATGATGGTGTCTCttcttatgaaggaactgatgatCAATTGCCTGATCGACACAAGCATTCATCTAAACATGCTTATAGGTCTGCTGCTTCTGATGTGAGGCCCAGAAGGGAAAGATTCCTAATCAACAGCAATCGTGAAACACATCATCATTTCAGGAATTCTGCATCAATTCTGCCTGAGAGGACACGTTATGCCATGAAATCTAGCAAGTTGGATCGGGATGAATTGCTGGAGCCCACACGACTTGGCCATTCAGGTAGAAACTGGAGAAGATTAGCGAGACATGAATATCTGTCTCAGCCGTCTTTTCATGGAGGGGACTCCCTTGCTGGATATGAAAGTGGCAGTCCTTCCAATCACAATGAGTTCTATTATAATTCAAGCTTTCCTGCACAAGACAAGCCTCTGTACGCTGAGCAGGAGAAGATGAAACTGTTAAGAATGGTTTATCATGAGTTGCAGGATCAACTTAATAAAACATCTCTAAATGACAAAACAAATGGAGTCACTTGGAAAGATGATTATTTTCGCATGAACTATGGTCGTGAGGTCTTACAGGAGGAAGGTTTCCATAACTTAATCTATCCTAGATTTCCTGGAAAACTCAGAGAGGATAGTAATTGGTCTCAACTGAAGAAACACTCACGATCACGAATGCCTTTCTCAGCAGAGGCAACAACCAGTAGACACCAAGTTGATCATTCCTTCTGCTGCAGTCCCCAAGAGTGGCAGTGCACAGCACAATTTCCTCGACCTGGCCTTCGTCACAATAAAGGGTTTGGTAGGGTACACTCTCATCTCGGCCTTTACAATTCCTATGGCTCTTGTCCCTCGAGTCCTCAATGGCATGTGGAGTCTCAGTTTCCTATACATAGTCGAGGAACAAAGTCTGATGAACAGAGGTATAGAAATAACGAGGTGAAGAGGTACTCAAGGGAGAAACATCACTTGGCTAAGCGACGCGTCATGCCCATTGCAG GTACTCAAGTTTTCACTTCAAGACAGAACTCATCTAATCCCATGTATGCCAAGTGCTGA